The window ATTGGCATGTGCCAATAGATGAGAGGCGTTTATGGTCTTTTGGTGGTTTGTGTGGTGTCTTTTGACGTCCAAATGATAGCTTTTTGTGATGATAATGGAAGCATCAAGACATCTCCTTTCATGTGGGGTGCATATGTCGTCGTTTATGTGAAAGTGTGTCGTCGACAAccgtttttcttttatttttttttctctcctccccTTGACATTAGAGTTGACCATTTAAAGTTTAAGAGTTGTCCTCTCATTTACTGATATTTCAGTTTTAGTactcatttgttttattttaactttttttcttggtccttttgtgaaattttaatttgtttttaattttatcattgagtCTATAATTGTGATTTGTCATTTTAAATTTgggttcttttaaaaaattaagcttcgtcatttttctcattttttcctCTGTTAGGTTATCCCATTTATATAATTTGACGGTCTTACCTAGGTTTgtaggtgttttattttttgagatttttttattaactggtttttttttaatttcattattatatatagGGGTcagcaaaaaaactgaaaaatcgattaaataaaaaaataaccaaaaaaatcgaACCATGAAAAAGacccgattaaaccgattagaatattttaaaaaaatatttggtttgatttggtttcggtttcataagtttgaaactgaaaaaccaaaccaaaaaaatcaaagaaaaaaaaccgaaccaaactgaaACCAAGCCCATTAGAAAGTTTGAAAacccatcaaaaaataatatagtttttggtttttaatataaaataaccgaaccgaaccTAACTATaccaaaatcaaaccgaacccaaccgaacaaaaccaaaattggttgtttgggttttgatttttaatataaaataactgaacTGAAATTGGTCGGTTTGAAtcggtttcagttcggttttggttttattttttatattttacaaaatttcggtttggttgtttttataggtaaaaaccgaatcgagccgaaaatgatcacccctaattATACATTTGGATTATTGAGAATTTacccttaatgttttttttttaatttgttttttatgaaattgggtGACCTAATAATCTGGGTTGCGAGTTTTTCATGATATCTCAGGTTGACTCGagacatattattttttttattttttttacttattatttaacattgagttatcttgaaatttaactttttaattttttacaggtatttttttttcttttgtacatAATTGTcacttttttaggaaaaaagcCGATTCATTTATTGtcgttggttttttttgttatataattaaatgaactCATCTTATTAGATCTAATAGGTTTTATAACTTGATttgtgaatttcttttttttttaagtgcgaATTTGATATTGTAGTGCAATATGcttttcaaacatgttttttattttgaaatacatcaaaataattttttttaagatttttttatttttaatattaacaaagtaaaattataaaaagttataaaaaaatattaatttaatatttcttcttaaataaacaatatttttagaatatatttaaACATAGATAAACCAAATCATATTGCCAATGtatgaacattattttttttttatattataaaaaaatcagccTCATCAGGGGTGACCAACATATGAGAACCTAATCTATATAATTAGAGATTTGAGTTTGTTTGGGAGTGTAGTAgagcttattttttaaaagtattttttatttcaaaagatattaaaataatatttttattatttttgatatcagcatatcaaaataatctaaaaacatcaataaaaatattaatttagaataaaaaaaataaaaaaaataaaaaaaatttaaaatcactttCAACACATAATAAGATTGGCGGTTCGAAAAAACTCGAGGAGTCACCGTCAAAAACAAACCTAATTTAATTTCCTGTCGTCTGACATGAAGCCGCGTCGGGctcaattgaaaatttaaaagagaaaagtacacttttatttttttttctcaagtcaataaaacaaaagaattgttttgtttgatcTACAAGTCTTTATTAGCTGCAATTCATTTCGcgaaaagaaatcaaacaaacaaatatataaagaaaagaaaagtcccCAATTCTTGGGTTTCAAGTTTTTTGAGTAGCTGTTTCACCAAATCAATTCAAAGAACCCTTCAAAACTGAATATCTTTTCGCTATGACttgaaaaactaaacaaaaaaatacgtTCTTGATTTCATTTCCCagctttttttttagagagagagagagagagagagagtatagCATCAAATCAAATGGCAGCATCATCACTTGGCCAGACCGAGATCAACTGGGACAAGTAAACCACCTTTTTACTTCGTCTTTTATCATGGATTGATTAttgctcttcttttttgttttgttaccggGAAAATGAACCTTGTAATAGACCCACATGAGATTATTGCTTCATTCCCTTATGGCACTAATATGAGATGTTTTTGAATCGTTGTGCATTTATTATGAATGATTTGAGGAACCGAGAAACCAGCTTGATGAGCTAGGTTTCGGGTTTTTTTCCTGAAACGAATTGTAAGGTgacttgattttcattttttttccccatttttAAGTGGGTTTAGGGAGTATTTGTGATTATAATGAAGATTTTCATGATGGGAAATATCagatttgaaaagtttttttttttaaataattaaacagtGTAGCTCATTCATCTCTAGTTGGCTTATTTCCACTACCTGTTATTTTGCAGGCTCGATAAGTCTAAGTTTTATGTTGTGGGAGCGGGAATATTTACTGGGCTTACAGTTGGTTTATACCCAGTGTCTGTTATAAAAACTAGACTTCAGGTTGCTACGAGGGATAGTGTTGAGAAAAGTGCATCTTCTGTTATTAGAGGCATACTGAAAACAGATGGGGTTCCTGGTCTCTACAGAGGGTTTGGTACTGTCATCACTGGTGCAGTTCCTGCTAGGATTATTTTTCTTACTGCATTGGAGACCACGAAAGTGACTGCTTTCAAGATGGTTGAGCCATTTAATTTCTCTGAACCAACACAAGCAGCCTTAGCAAATGGTATTGCTGGCATGGCAGCGTCTCTTTGTTCTCAAGCTGTCTTTGTTCCCATTGATTTGGTATGTGATTCTTGTTCTTTTCAGCATTAATCCCATTGTAAAAATGAGGAAAATAAAAGGAGCTTCCAAGGGATGTTTATTTATCTATTCATTGTGGTTTGAATTTCACGTTATGTAGGAGCAACCTTAATTTTTAACTagcaattcataattttatgtcTTTAATAAAATCCATGAAGCAAAATGTTAGTGCATTATCATATGACCTCTGGTGCACAACATTTACGATCACTTACTTCATAAGGATTTGCATCTAACAAACCCatcatcccttttttttttctttttccccagagagaaaaaaaaggtaataaaAATGCTGAATTTCTTTGTAGTGATTCTGTTCAGATTAGCCAAAGGTTGATGGTACAAGGATATTCTGGCCATGAGAAGTATAATGGGGGTCTGGATGTTGCACGCAAGATTATAAGGACTGATGGCATCAGAGGATTTTACAGAGGGTTTGGTCTGTCAATCATGACTTATTCACCATCTAGTGCTGTATGGTGGGCGAGTTATGGCTCAAGCCAACGCATCATCTGGAGGTGAGACATGAGATGGCTTTGCTTATTTTTCTGTCTTCTCATTGGAGAGGCATTGATTTGCCTTTAGATTTTAGTTTTGGGACTTAGGATCTAGATTGAACTAAAGGAATttcttaataatatatttgagttTCCTCAATCCTCAATGTCCTCTACCATGAGGAGGGCATCCTAACTCCAGTGAAAAGTTTCTGGAATGTATGTTTATCTGACGTCAAATGACACATAGGAATACTGATAGTGGTTATAGACAGACAGAAGCACTGTGAGGTTATGAAGAGTTGGCTATTATGGCTACTCATTATTGGGTTTGGAGCGCACCAGGTGGCTATACTGCGTGCACACAAGTATACAAGTTCTAGCGGCTGTAATCAAAATCTTGTTTGTGAACTTGTGCATTCTCAACCTTTTCTGATAAAGTTGCTGATTGTTTTGGGCAGGCTTTTAGGCCAGGGTACTGATCGTGAGGAAGCTGCTCCTAGCAAGTCAACTATAATACTAGTTCAGGCAACTGGAGGAATTATTGCGGGAGCTACAGCTTCCTGCATCACAACCCCATTAGATACAATTAAGACTCGTTTACAGGTATCCTTAAACCTACTTAAGGTTTAACCACTGCCttgtttcattattttctttctgcTCCTTTTGCATCATGTTTTAAGTGCACAGACAACCTGTAAACCAGTACCTATGTAACCTTGGAAGAGAAATCCTAAGCATTACAGTGAGTTTTAGCTTCAAATACTCTGTCAAATAAAAAGACATGAAGCTTAAGTTTCCAGCTAGACTTTTTGGCAGTTGGCTATGCGACTTAGTGTTTACCATTTTCTGTATGGGTCACTCAATTGAATAATTATCTGCAGTGTTTTCTCACCTCCCTGAccctcattttttctttttcaaatttcctGGTGCTTTTGATGCCACTACTtgcaaataaatcttttttctggGCTAGATGagaacttttattttgttaacatTTCTCCTTTTGCTATTGGATTTATGCTTCTTCATAACCCATGCCTAATTTTGGGTAATTTACAACCTTGCTTGAATTTTAACTTGGTgcaaaaaacataattgaaaaaagaaaatatagctCATATAAATGCTGAAGTCATTTCTGATAATGTAttgtggaaaaaagaaaatttggagGCCATTGCTTGATGCAATATTAAAGTTTTGGGCTTGGACTTACAATCATAAGGTTTTCCTAAATTCTCCATCCTGCAATCTGAATTTAATGGGGATTTTGTTGTAATTCAACTTTAAAAGAAGCTTCTATCTTATAAGGTTGTAGTTCcttgttttctttaatatatatttcatttctGCTTActtggttgatttttatttttatcagttCTGCTCGTACTATTGGGTTTACACTTATTCATAACCCTTGCCTATTTTTGGGAGCTCACATCCTCATTTTTCTATAACTTGATGGAAAAACATcattgaaaaaggaaaatatagcTCATAAAATACTCTTGAAATAAATGCTGAAGTCTTTTCTGaaaaaagtactttgaaaagaGTAAATCAGAGGCCATTGCTTGGCGCAATGATAAAGTTTTGGGCTTAGGCCTACAACCACAAGATTTTCTCTAAATTCT of the Populus nigra chromosome 7, ddPopNigr1.1, whole genome shotgun sequence genome contains:
- the LOC133698308 gene encoding uncharacterized protein LOC133698308, yielding MAASSLGQTEINWDKLDKSKFYVVGAGIFTGLTVGLYPVSVIKTRLQVATRDSVEKSASSVIRGILKTDGVPGLYRGFGTVITGAVPARIIFLTALETTKVTAFKMVEPFNFSEPTQAALANGIAGMAASLCSQAVFVPIDLISQRLMVQGYSGHEKYNGGLDVARKIIRTDGIRGFYRGFGLSIMTYSPSSAVWWASYGSSQRIIWRLLGQGTDREEAAPSKSTIILVQATGGIIAGATASCITTPLDTIKTRLQVMGHERRSSARQIVTNLIKDDGWTGFYRGLGPRFVSMSAWGTTMILAYEYLKRLCVKDE